The following nucleotide sequence is from Psychroserpens sp. Hel_I_66.
AATTAATTGCGCCAAAACTAAAAAAATATCTGGCATTTGTTCTTAAAAGTCTGCAAATTATTAGATGTTTACTTTAAAATCATATTTCAAAAGTTGTACCAATTTAGAAGAATCGATAATTTTTCCTTTGCTTTTGGTTTGGTCGTCAAATTGAGGAATTGCAATTTCCAACGCCTCACAAACCGATGTGTAATACTCTTTCTTATTAGGATGATTTGGTGCAGAGGCATTTATTGTAGTATCCCAAATATTATTTTTTACTACGGAAATGATAATACCCACGCAATCTTCTCTGTGAATTAAGTTTACTGGAGCGTTTCCGTTTTTTAGATCTGTCTTTCCCGAGAGATAGTTTGCAGGATGTCTGTCTTGGCCAAACAATCCGCTAAAACGTAAAACGGTGGTTTTAAAGTTTTTGTTTTTATGAAAAAGTGCCTCAACTGCTAAGAGCTGTTTTGCGGTGTTGTTATTTGATGTCGGAGAATTTTCAGTAATTATCGGGAAATCTTCATAATCATCATAAACCGATGTTGAGCCAATAAAAAGTACGTTTTCAATTGTTGAATTCTCAATGTATTCAACAATATGTTTCATTTGTTTGACGTAATCGCTTTCGGGATGTTTACGAAGTCCTGGCGGAATATTGAGAATTAATGTTTTGCAATCTTTGAGACAATCTTTGAGATTACCGTTTACACCTTCCGAAGAAAATTCAATTAAAAAAGGGTTGATTTTCTCCTTCTCTAACTGTGATAATTTGTCTTTTGAGGTAGTGGAGCCATTTACAGGATAGTCTAATTGTATAAGCTGTTTTGCTAAGCTCAAGCCCAACCAGCCACAACCGATGACACAAATTTTTGGTTTCAATGGTAATGTTTTTTTGATGGTTTCAAATTTACAAATTATTGATCTCATTATTGTTTTGGTTTTATTGCCTAATTTTCAGTAACTTTAAGTTCACACAAAAATTAATTGTCATGGGTATAAAAAGTTTTCAAGGTGCTAGAAAGCAACAGCAAAATACGGTAGAGGTCAATGCTTTTAAAGTAAGTGATTTTATGTCGCGAGAATTGATAACGTTTAGACCTGAGCAATCTGTTGAAGAGGTGATCCAGTCACTCATTAAAAATAAGATCTCGGGAGGTCCAGTTGTGAACTCCAATAATGAGCTGGTTGGGATAATTTCGGAAGGTGATTGCCTCAAGGATATTAGTGAAAGTCGTTATCATAACATGCCAATGGAACAACATACGGTTGAAACAAGAATGGCTAAAAATGTTGAGACTATTGATGGGAACATGAATGTTTTTGATGCTGCCAATAAGTTTTTAGAATCTAGAATTCGTCGTTTTCCAATTGTAGAAAATGGTAAGTTAGTTGGGCAGATTAGCCAGAAAGATATTTTAAAAGCTGCATTGGATTTGAAAGGACAGAATTGGAAATAGGCTCGCTATCTTAAGTTTCTGTTTGGCAGAGCTTCGGGTAGATCTGTTATAATCAGTTTTTGTTTGCCTTCGCTTTCAAGAGTAGCAATTTTGGAGTAAGGGTACTCTGGTAATGGCTCGTTTAATGATTTCCATTTTGCAATTCCTGCAACAGTAATATATTCTCCAATCTCAATGATGCCTTCAGTATAACGTAAGGTTCTATTAAAACCAAAGAAATTCTCTGGTTCAATATTATATCTTTTTAGCAATGAAACAAATTTTGGTGAAGGATCATTAAATGTGCCAGAAGACTGGTTTTTATCCTTTACCAAATGACATATGTAATTCCTGGGATGATTGTTTGGCTGTATAATCACAAAATCACCATTTGTATCTATAAAAAAGTCTTGAAACTTTTCTTCGGAAACTAACGTTTTCCAATGAGAGCTTTTACCGCTTTTAACTTTTTGCTGAATTTCAATTTGATAAAACACACATCTTCTCCCAGAATATGGAGCTTTTAATGGTTCTTCAACATGCAACGCTTTTCCGCTTACTTTTGAGAGTTCACTCGTTTTTAAGCTTGAAGCTGGTTTATTAGGTATTTTAGATAAGGTTCTAATGATTACCTGTTTTCCGTTGAAATAATAGGCTAGAAAAACAAATAGACCTATCGCACAAAAGGCGAGTATTATAATTAAATAAGTTGGCATAGTTGCGGTTGTTGTTTAGTATAAGTCATAGTTTCAACCATAAGGTTACAAGTCTAGCTTTCTCTTTTGACCAACGCATAAAAATCATCTTCTAAGGGCAAGTAACCTTGGTCATAAACAAAAAAGTAAATCGTTCCTGCCTTTGTAGTATAGATGCTTGTGAAGTAATTAAAGTCAAATCCCTTTTCTACTAATCGTGCTCTGGAAATTTTTTTCTTTTGCTCTGGATTGAGTTCCTCGAGAATGCGATAATTTTTTCTAAGCCTGTTATTGGTATTTCTAATTAGGTTTTTATGATCTTTGTTAATGTTATTATTATAAGCGTTTCGACAACCATCGCTGCAGAATTTCTTATCTACACGACCAACTATTTTTTCACCGCATTCCGGACACTGTTTTTGCATCATTTAATTTGCTTGTTGCTACAATATATACATTTATATTATAAATTTTTGGATATAAGAACAGTATTGACATCATTAACCTTCTCAAAAACATCAACTTTATAAACTTTACTTTTTAAAAAAGCGATGATTTTTTTTAAGTCATCTGTTTTTTCTTTCTCTAAAGAAGCATTGAATAAAATGACACCATTAGAAGATTTTAAATTGAGAATATGGCTCCAAAAATGAAGTTTTAAAAATGGCTTCGGAATATCAACATCAATAAATAAATCAATAATGATGAGATCAAATTCCTGAGTGTTCTGCTCTACAAAGAGTAATGCGTCCTGGCAAATAATGTTTAGCTTATCGTTATTTTTTATGCCAAACTCATCTTCTGCAATTTTGATAACAACAGGATCAATATCAACAGCAGTGATTTGCTTTTCGTATTTAAAATCGTCTCTTAGAGTTTCAATTACACTTCCACCGCCAAGGCCTAAAATTAAAACTGAGTTAGTTTTTTGTAGGTTAATTTTTTCCAAACCAAACTTTAAAACCTTTTGTAATGCACCATAACTATAGTTCGCATTTTTTGTGTTGAGGTGTTTCTTCCCGTTTTTTATTGTGATTTCCAATTCACCTGAATATTGAGATGTAACAGTTTTTGTTTTAGGTACGATATAGCTTAGAAGTCTTGTCATTATTGACGAAAGTACGAAAATTATATTGGCATCTATATACAATTTACCACAAGCCCATTTTGAATATTTTTAGTTCATCCTCCAAACAATAACAACAAAATTGAAGATTATAACAGCTAACATAATAGCTAGAAAGGTTCTCTCTTTTTTATTGAAGGGTCTTTTCATAGTTTAGAGTACTTATCTAGGCTCTTGCCTGTTTTGAAAGAGGTTATTTCTGTGATAGTATTGTGTTCTGCGTTGTAATGTACCTCTACAAAGAACATATCAATAGCATAGCAGTTTATCCTAACGTCCTTTGTCACGTAGTTATCTAGGAACGTACCAAGTTCCCAAACGGTAGATTGTTTGTTCTCGAATGATAGTACGTTGAACTCGTATAGGGTCACTTGTTGCTCTCGTTACGGTCTCTCATTCTTTCTCTTATCATTTCTCCTAGTTCGGGGTTTTCCTTTACCCTACGAAGTATCTTTAAATTGATTCCCTCTCGCATCGCAGGTGTTAGTTTTGGTGTTTTCTTTTCTTCTGACATATAAGAATTACTTATTACTATTTACGATTTTTTGTATAATATAACGCTTCCCAGTAATTGGGTTTT
It contains:
- a CDS encoding NAD-dependent epimerase/dehydratase family protein → MRSIICKFETIKKTLPLKPKICVIGCGWLGLSLAKQLIQLDYPVNGSTTSKDKLSQLEKEKINPFLIEFSSEGVNGNLKDCLKDCKTLILNIPPGLRKHPESDYVKQMKHIVEYIENSTIENVLFIGSTSVYDDYEDFPIITENSPTSNNNTAKQLLAVEALFHKNKNFKTTVLRFSGLFGQDRHPANYLSGKTDLKNGNAPVNLIHREDCVGIIISVVKNNIWDTTINASAPNHPNKKEYYTSVCEALEIAIPQFDDQTKSKGKIIDSSKLVQLLKYDFKVNI
- a CDS encoding CBS domain-containing protein, producing MGIKSFQGARKQQQNTVEVNAFKVSDFMSRELITFRPEQSVEEVIQSLIKNKISGGPVVNSNNELVGIISEGDCLKDISESRYHNMPMEQHTVETRMAKNVETIDGNMNVFDAANKFLESRIRRFPIVENGKLVGQISQKDILKAALDLKGQNWK
- a CDS encoding spermidine synthase, encoding MTRLLSYIVPKTKTVTSQYSGELEITIKNGKKHLNTKNANYSYGALQKVLKFGLEKINLQKTNSVLILGLGGGSVIETLRDDFKYEKQITAVDIDPVVIKIAEDEFGIKNNDKLNIICQDALLFVEQNTQEFDLIIIDLFIDVDIPKPFLKLHFWSHILNLKSSNGVILFNASLEKEKTDDLKKIIAFLKSKVYKVDVFEKVNDVNTVLISKNL